Proteins from a single region of Oncorhynchus tshawytscha isolate Ot180627B linkage group LG03, Otsh_v2.0, whole genome shotgun sequence:
- the LOC112229597 gene encoding myotubularin-related protein 11 isoform X2, whose translation MLSHSGVNARGRDVFGLRCLPGECVLQRAVLVRKKLTAKEGGGWLSGTLFCTHFRVAFVPQDSPKPDDNADPVLLGDHDVALASIEKVVAVGPSRTKLVTASSSLKFTPEELVLYCRDLRVLCFLFDRLTPDTQAVEITYTIAKTYQPLKPGTVLAFQNAALGSVEMKQFLSNRRRDSHMNWFDSSSDWEQELERTGACGWRVSSVNDRFEMSTSLPKFNVVPQKVLDTELKKTFAHFNEGRIPRWCWRHPRGSDLLRMASFQNNIYHEKDDIRNLELILFGGQSLCVVVELGDEMPSPTDIQLAHTRLRALCLGDISTSVSVPDDKWLSTLESSHWLDYTRCCLRKAAEVACLLRGGHLTVVLQEAEDRDMTCVVSSLVQVMCDPHCRTRVGFQGLVQKEWVMAGHRFLSRINYHRDSDKEEAPVFLLFLDCVWQLWVQYPCRFQLTGDFLLALHDSFHLPLFSSFLANCHRERCKRSQNLSQSYTPVNGWRDLVPRGSFPDPSDPPLPPVWDWALQYSSQRRERFTQPVPPLTLPQPLLNGNLNTNPEAHRLSDSAPGSVFLLSRGSFSCSANLLPWRSGGGSGVYRKSHRRGGSSSENLPGLERLLKAWALTELPQGHTTTTSGLQGPLDSYEPLLPLLLGPCVGVWRDCYLRGALHAQAFSHPISSSTQHPVEQLAWEVQQLRDKLTLASSPTNTVPAKTQEPRRTDSNLNQNTNNSTFLFPASRPPGPVASRTTPSISNLQPRVPPARSRAGHRDSSKHTFLFGHPSSSESRPDQRYLPAPNNNAKLPKSNGPSLGS comes from the exons GAGAGTGTGTGCTGCAGAGGGCTGTGTTGGTGAGGAAGAAGCTAACTGCCAAGGAGGGGGGTGGATGGCTGTCTGGCACTCTCTTCTGTACCCACTTCAGAGTGGCCTTTGTGCCTCAGGACAGCCCCAAACCTGAC GACAACGCAGACCCTGTGCTCCTGGGGGATCATGACGTGGCCCTGGCCTCCATTGAGAAGGTTGTAGCTG TGGGCCCATCCCGGACCAAGCTGGTGACGGCTAGCTCCTCTCTGAAGTTCACTCCTGAGGAGCTGGTGTTGTACTGCCGGGACCTGCGTGTTCTCTGCTTCCTATTCGACCGCCTCACCCCCGACACACAGGCTGTGGAG aTAACGTACACCATTGCCAAGACCTACCAGCCTCTGAAGCCAGGGACTGTCCTCGCCTTCCAGAATGCAGCCCTGGGGAGCGTTG aGATGAAGCAGTTCTTGAGCAACCGTAGGCGTGACTCCCACATGAACTGGTTTGATAGTTCTTCGGACTGGGAGCAGGAACTGGAGAGGACCGGGGCCTGCGGCTGGAGGGTCAGCTCTGTCAATGACCGCTTTGAGATGTCCACCAG TCTGCCCAAGTTCAACGTGGTCCCTCAGAAAGTTCTAGACACTGAGCTGAAGAAGACCTTTGCCCACTTCAACGAGGGACGCATTCCT CGCTGGTGTTGGCGTCATCCTCGGGGCAGCGACCTGCTACGGATGGCCAGCTTCCAGAACAACATCTATCATGAGAAGGATgacatcag GAACCTGGAGTTGATCCTGTTTGGGGGCCAGTCTCTATGTGTGGTGGTGGAGCTGGGAGACGAGATGCCTTCACCCACAGACATACAGCTGGCACACACCCGCCTACGGGCTCTGTGTCTGGGAG ACATCTCCACATCTGTGTCAGTGCCAGATGACAAATGGCTGTCTACGCTGGAGAGCAGCCATTGGCTGGACTACACCAG GTGCTGTCTGAGGAAAGCTGCTGAGGTGGCCTGCCTGCTCCGCGGAGGTCACCTGACCGTGGTGCTGCAAG AGGCGGAGGACCGAGACATGACCTGTGTGGTGTCCAGTCTGGTCCAGGTGATGTGTGACCCCCACTGCAGGACCAGGGTGGGCTTCCAGGGTCTGGTGCAGAAGGAGTGGGTGATGGCTGGACACCGCTTCCTCAGCCGCATCAACTACCACAGGGACAGCGacaaggaagag GCTCCAGTGTTCCTGCTCTTCCTGGACTGTGTGTGGCAGCTGTGGGTCCAGTACCCATGCCGCTTCCAGCTGACAGGGGACTTCCTGCTGGCCCTCCATGACAGTTTCCACCTGCCCCTCTTCAGCAGCTTCCTGGCCAACTGCCACAGGGAGAGGTGCAAACGTTCACAG aacCTGTCCCAGAGTTACACTCCAGTGAATGGCTGGAGAGACCTGGTACCCAGGGGCTCCTTCCCGGACCCCTCAGacccccctctgccccctgtGTGGGACTGGGCTCTGCAGTACAGCAGTCAGAGACGGGAACGTTTCACCCAGCCAGTGCCTCCGCTCACCCTGCCACAGCCCCTACTCAACGGCAACCTCAACACCAACCCCGAGGCACACAGG CTGAGTGACAGCGCACCAGGCTCTGTGTTCCTGCTCTCCAGGGGCTCCTTCTCCTGCTCTGCTAACCTCCTGCCCTGGCGCAGTGGAGGGGGCTCAGGCGTCTACCGGAAGAGCCACCGGAGAGGGGGGTCCTCCTCAGAGAACCTGCCAGGCCTGGAGAGGCTTCTGAAGGCCTGGGCCCTCACAGAGCTCCCTCAGggccacaccaccaccacatctggTCTCCAGGGGCCCCTGGACTCCTACGAGCCTCTGCTGCCCCTGCTCCTGGGGCCCTGCGTAGGTGTGTGGAGGGACTGCTACCTCCGTGGGGCTCTTCATGCTCAG GCATTCTCCCACCCCATCTCCTCATCCACTCAGCACCCAGTGGAACAGCTAGCCTGGGAGGTCCAGCAGCTCAGAGACAAGCTGACATTGGCCTCCAGCCCCACTAACACAGTCCCAGCCAAGACACAGGAGCCCCGTCGGACAGACTCCAACCTCAACCAGAACACCAACAATAGCACCTTCCTCTTCCCAGCCTCCAGACCCCCTGGGCCGGTTGCCTCCAGAACCACGCCCTCTATCTCGAACCTCCAACCCAGGGTTCCTCCAGCTCGTTCTAGAGCTGGTCACAGAGACAGCAGCAAGCACACATTCCTATTTGGCCACCCATCCTCTTCAGAGTCCCGTCCAGACCAGCGTTACTTGCCCGCGCCCAATAATAATGCCAAGCTGCCCAAGAGCAACGGTCCTTCACTGGGTTCCTGA
- the LOC112229597 gene encoding myotubularin-related protein 11 isoform X1, with the protein MLTGSKTTFKVRQMVPDIKERMLSHSGVNARGRDVFGLRCLPGECVLQRAVLVRKKLTAKEGGGWLSGTLFCTHFRVAFVPQDSPKPDDNADPVLLGDHDVALASIEKVVAVGPSRTKLVTASSSLKFTPEELVLYCRDLRVLCFLFDRLTPDTQAVEITYTIAKTYQPLKPGTVLAFQNAALGSVEMKQFLSNRRRDSHMNWFDSSSDWEQELERTGACGWRVSSVNDRFEMSTSLPKFNVVPQKVLDTELKKTFAHFNEGRIPRWCWRHPRGSDLLRMASFQNNIYHEKDDIRNLELILFGGQSLCVVVELGDEMPSPTDIQLAHTRLRALCLGDISTSVSVPDDKWLSTLESSHWLDYTRCCLRKAAEVACLLRGGHLTVVLQEAEDRDMTCVVSSLVQVMCDPHCRTRVGFQGLVQKEWVMAGHRFLSRINYHRDSDKEEAPVFLLFLDCVWQLWVQYPCRFQLTGDFLLALHDSFHLPLFSSFLANCHRERCKRSQNLSQSYTPVNGWRDLVPRGSFPDPSDPPLPPVWDWALQYSSQRRERFTQPVPPLTLPQPLLNGNLNTNPEAHRLSDSAPGSVFLLSRGSFSCSANLLPWRSGGGSGVYRKSHRRGGSSSENLPGLERLLKAWALTELPQGHTTTTSGLQGPLDSYEPLLPLLLGPCVGVWRDCYLRGALHAQAFSHPISSSTQHPVEQLAWEVQQLRDKLTLASSPTNTVPAKTQEPRRTDSNLNQNTNNSTFLFPASRPPGPVASRTTPSISNLQPRVPPARSRAGHRDSSKHTFLFGHPSSSESRPDQRYLPAPNNNAKLPKSNGPSLGS; encoded by the exons GAGAGTGTGTGCTGCAGAGGGCTGTGTTGGTGAGGAAGAAGCTAACTGCCAAGGAGGGGGGTGGATGGCTGTCTGGCACTCTCTTCTGTACCCACTTCAGAGTGGCCTTTGTGCCTCAGGACAGCCCCAAACCTGAC GACAACGCAGACCCTGTGCTCCTGGGGGATCATGACGTGGCCCTGGCCTCCATTGAGAAGGTTGTAGCTG TGGGCCCATCCCGGACCAAGCTGGTGACGGCTAGCTCCTCTCTGAAGTTCACTCCTGAGGAGCTGGTGTTGTACTGCCGGGACCTGCGTGTTCTCTGCTTCCTATTCGACCGCCTCACCCCCGACACACAGGCTGTGGAG aTAACGTACACCATTGCCAAGACCTACCAGCCTCTGAAGCCAGGGACTGTCCTCGCCTTCCAGAATGCAGCCCTGGGGAGCGTTG aGATGAAGCAGTTCTTGAGCAACCGTAGGCGTGACTCCCACATGAACTGGTTTGATAGTTCTTCGGACTGGGAGCAGGAACTGGAGAGGACCGGGGCCTGCGGCTGGAGGGTCAGCTCTGTCAATGACCGCTTTGAGATGTCCACCAG TCTGCCCAAGTTCAACGTGGTCCCTCAGAAAGTTCTAGACACTGAGCTGAAGAAGACCTTTGCCCACTTCAACGAGGGACGCATTCCT CGCTGGTGTTGGCGTCATCCTCGGGGCAGCGACCTGCTACGGATGGCCAGCTTCCAGAACAACATCTATCATGAGAAGGATgacatcag GAACCTGGAGTTGATCCTGTTTGGGGGCCAGTCTCTATGTGTGGTGGTGGAGCTGGGAGACGAGATGCCTTCACCCACAGACATACAGCTGGCACACACCCGCCTACGGGCTCTGTGTCTGGGAG ACATCTCCACATCTGTGTCAGTGCCAGATGACAAATGGCTGTCTACGCTGGAGAGCAGCCATTGGCTGGACTACACCAG GTGCTGTCTGAGGAAAGCTGCTGAGGTGGCCTGCCTGCTCCGCGGAGGTCACCTGACCGTGGTGCTGCAAG AGGCGGAGGACCGAGACATGACCTGTGTGGTGTCCAGTCTGGTCCAGGTGATGTGTGACCCCCACTGCAGGACCAGGGTGGGCTTCCAGGGTCTGGTGCAGAAGGAGTGGGTGATGGCTGGACACCGCTTCCTCAGCCGCATCAACTACCACAGGGACAGCGacaaggaagag GCTCCAGTGTTCCTGCTCTTCCTGGACTGTGTGTGGCAGCTGTGGGTCCAGTACCCATGCCGCTTCCAGCTGACAGGGGACTTCCTGCTGGCCCTCCATGACAGTTTCCACCTGCCCCTCTTCAGCAGCTTCCTGGCCAACTGCCACAGGGAGAGGTGCAAACGTTCACAG aacCTGTCCCAGAGTTACACTCCAGTGAATGGCTGGAGAGACCTGGTACCCAGGGGCTCCTTCCCGGACCCCTCAGacccccctctgccccctgtGTGGGACTGGGCTCTGCAGTACAGCAGTCAGAGACGGGAACGTTTCACCCAGCCAGTGCCTCCGCTCACCCTGCCACAGCCCCTACTCAACGGCAACCTCAACACCAACCCCGAGGCACACAGG CTGAGTGACAGCGCACCAGGCTCTGTGTTCCTGCTCTCCAGGGGCTCCTTCTCCTGCTCTGCTAACCTCCTGCCCTGGCGCAGTGGAGGGGGCTCAGGCGTCTACCGGAAGAGCCACCGGAGAGGGGGGTCCTCCTCAGAGAACCTGCCAGGCCTGGAGAGGCTTCTGAAGGCCTGGGCCCTCACAGAGCTCCCTCAGggccacaccaccaccacatctggTCTCCAGGGGCCCCTGGACTCCTACGAGCCTCTGCTGCCCCTGCTCCTGGGGCCCTGCGTAGGTGTGTGGAGGGACTGCTACCTCCGTGGGGCTCTTCATGCTCAG GCATTCTCCCACCCCATCTCCTCATCCACTCAGCACCCAGTGGAACAGCTAGCCTGGGAGGTCCAGCAGCTCAGAGACAAGCTGACATTGGCCTCCAGCCCCACTAACACAGTCCCAGCCAAGACACAGGAGCCCCGTCGGACAGACTCCAACCTCAACCAGAACACCAACAATAGCACCTTCCTCTTCCCAGCCTCCAGACCCCCTGGGCCGGTTGCCTCCAGAACCACGCCCTCTATCTCGAACCTCCAACCCAGGGTTCCTCCAGCTCGTTCTAGAGCTGGTCACAGAGACAGCAGCAAGCACACATTCCTATTTGGCCACCCATCCTCTTCAGAGTCCCGTCCAGACCAGCGTTACTTGCCCGCGCCCAATAATAATGCCAAGCTGCCCAAGAGCAACGGTCCTTCACTGGGTTCCTGA